A single Acidobacteriota bacterium DNA region contains:
- a CDS encoding HlyD family efflux transporter periplasmic adaptor subunit, whose product MDVARPDLARKKKVRRVTYFSLGSVLLVLVTLGLQQAQPSAPRVDRDALYIDTVRGGPMVREVRGRGTLVPENIRWIPATTEGTVERIVSDPGARVTPDSLIVELSNPELEHQAREAELNLRAAEARYENRKVELESELLMQKAGLASVEAALVVARLEADADAELAKDGLASAIELQRAQASKREHETRFALEEERLGIAETTKAAKLAVERAEVDRLRALWQLRLDQVAALRVRAGIRGVLQQVPVEEGQRVTAGTSLARVGDPAALKAELRIAETQAKDVQIGQVASVDTRNGIVAGRVARIDPAVEEGTVTVDVGLEGDLPRGARPDLTVAGTIELERLEDVVFVGRPVVGQEESEVSLFRLDGEGNGATRTRVLLGRISANTIEIVEGLVPGDQVVLSDMSAWDEFDRLRID is encoded by the coding sequence ATGGACGTCGCGAGACCTGACCTGGCGCGGAAGAAGAAGGTCCGCCGGGTGACGTACTTCTCCCTCGGGAGCGTCCTGCTCGTGCTGGTCACGCTCGGCTTGCAGCAGGCACAGCCGTCGGCGCCGCGAGTCGACCGGGACGCGCTCTACATCGACACGGTGCGGGGGGGTCCGATGGTCCGTGAAGTGCGGGGCCGGGGAACGCTGGTGCCGGAGAACATCCGCTGGATTCCGGCGACGACGGAGGGCACCGTCGAGAGGATCGTGAGCGACCCGGGTGCCAGGGTGACGCCGGACTCGCTGATCGTCGAACTGAGCAACCCGGAACTCGAGCACCAAGCCAGGGAAGCGGAGCTCAACCTTCGCGCCGCCGAGGCCCGCTACGAGAATCGGAAGGTCGAACTAGAGAGCGAACTGCTGATGCAGAAGGCTGGGCTTGCGAGCGTGGAGGCGGCTCTCGTCGTTGCGCGGCTCGAGGCGGACGCCGACGCCGAGCTGGCGAAGGACGGTCTGGCCTCGGCCATCGAACTCCAGCGGGCGCAGGCGTCGAAGCGGGAACACGAGACGCGTTTCGCGCTGGAGGAGGAGCGTCTCGGCATCGCGGAAACGACGAAGGCGGCCAAGCTCGCCGTCGAGCGGGCGGAGGTGGATCGTCTACGCGCTCTCTGGCAACTCCGTCTCGATCAGGTCGCGGCCCTGCGGGTCCGCGCGGGAATACGCGGCGTCCTCCAACAGGTGCCGGTCGAGGAGGGGCAACGCGTCACCGCGGGCACGAGTCTGGCCCGGGTCGGCGACCCGGCGGCGCTGAAGGCTGAACTGCGGATCGCCGAGACGCAGGCGAAGGACGTCCAGATCGGACAGGTGGCGTCGGTCGACACGCGAAACGGCATCGTCGCCGGCCGGGTCGCACGGATCGATCCAGCGGTCGAAGAGGGGACGGTGACCGTCGATGTCGGGTTGGAAGGCGACCTGCCGCGCGGGGCCCGACCGGACCTGACCGTCGCCGGCACGATCGAGTTGGAGCGGCTCGAGGATGTGGTCTTCGTCGGCCGCCCGGTCGTCGGTCAGGAAGAGAGCGAAGTCAGTCTCTTCCGTCTGGACGGCGAAGGGAACGGCGCTACCCGAACCCGTGTGCTCCTGGGCAGAATCTCGGCGAACACGATCGAGATCGTCGAGGGTCTGGTTCCGGGCGATCAGGTCGTCCTGTCCGACATGTCCGCTTGGGACGAGTTCGACCGCCTCCGTATCGACTGA
- a CDS encoding ABC transporter ATP-binding protein has translation MNTLIHLENVSKVFYTDEIETHALDGVTLDIDSGEYVAVSGPSGCGKSTLLSILGLLDRPTAGDYTLNGYPVAQLKQSERARIRNREIGFIFQNFNLIGDLTVFENVELPLTYRGIRPRERRELVGQALEKVEMAPRAKHLPSQLSGGQQQRVAVARAVAGQPSILLADEPTGNLDSKNGGAVMDLLRTLHEEGSTICMVTHDPRYADYAEREIQLFDGRATT, from the coding sequence ATGAATACGCTGATTCATCTGGAGAACGTGTCCAAGGTCTTCTACACGGACGAGATCGAAACCCACGCCCTCGATGGAGTCACTCTCGACATCGACTCGGGCGAGTACGTGGCCGTGTCCGGCCCGTCCGGCTGCGGCAAGTCCACCCTGCTGTCGATCCTCGGTCTGCTCGATAGGCCGACGGCCGGCGACTACACGCTGAACGGCTATCCGGTGGCGCAGCTCAAGCAGTCCGAGCGAGCGCGCATCCGCAACCGGGAGATCGGCTTCATCTTCCAGAACTTCAATCTGATCGGTGACCTGACCGTCTTCGAGAACGTCGAGCTTCCGCTCACGTATCGGGGAATCCGGCCGAGGGAGCGCCGCGAACTGGTGGGCCAGGCACTGGAGAAGGTCGAGATGGCGCCGCGCGCGAAGCACCTGCCGAGCCAGCTCTCCGGAGGGCAGCAGCAGCGGGTCGCGGTCGCCCGCGCCGTTGCCGGACAACCGTCGATCCTGCTTGCCGACGAGCCGACCGGCAACCTCGACTCGAAGAACGGCGGGGCGGTGATGGACCTGCTGCGGACCCTGCACGAGGAAGGATCGACGATCTGCATGGTGACCCACGACCCCCGTTACGCCGACTATGCCGAGCGGGAGATCCAGCTCTTCGACGGGCGGGCGACGACCTGA
- a CDS encoding PadR family transcriptional regulator, producing MTPASPRNQLLYGTLDLLILRTLLYGPAHGHAIAGHIQRVSEDALRIETGSLYPALHRLEARGWIAAKWKTSDKGKRARYYRLTRTGRRQLAVEQSRWQQLSVAVTRVLRPAD from the coding sequence ATGACGCCAGCAAGTCCTCGCAATCAGCTTCTCTACGGAACCCTGGACCTGCTCATCCTGCGGACGCTGCTCTACGGCCCGGCGCACGGCCACGCGATCGCCGGACATATTCAGCGCGTGTCGGAAGACGCACTTCGCATCGAAACGGGATCGCTCTACCCGGCCCTGCATCGGCTGGAGGCCCGCGGATGGATCGCGGCGAAGTGGAAGACCTCCGACAAGGGCAAGCGCGCCAGGTACTACCGTCTCACCCGGACCGGCAGGCGGCAACTCGCCGTCGAGCAGTCGCGGTGGCAGCAACTCTCGGTCGCCGTGACCAGGGTGCTTCGTCCGGCGGACTGA
- a CDS encoding permease prefix domain 1-containing protein, with protein MLRQVLNRFRCLWHRRRKDAELEEEIRFHLAAEAEERIDAGLAPEEARAAAQRDFGNVTLTRELTREAWGWAPAERFLRDVGAAFRMM; from the coding sequence ATGCTGCGGCAGGTCCTAAACCGCTTTCGGTGTCTCTGGCACCGGCGACGCAAGGACGCCGAACTCGAGGAGGAAATCCGCTTCCATCTCGCTGCGGAAGCGGAGGAACGGATCGACGCCGGCCTGGCGCCCGAGGAAGCACGCGCAGCCGCACAACGGGACTTCGGCAACGTCACGCTGACTCGCGAACTGACCCGCGAAGCCTGGGGGTGGGCACCGGCGGAGCGCTTTCTCAGGGACGTCGGTGCCGCGTTCCGGATGATGTGA
- a CDS encoding FtsX-like permease family protein — MRTLVVRTRGNPGRAVQPTLLALADSFPDLPRDNVRSLQTVFSPRIRAWTIGTGLFGASAALAVLLAAIGLYALIAFGVRQRELEFGIRRALGAKASDLLRMVLARGFSLAATGVVAGTLAALWAGRFVEPLLFDGRTPRDPLAFTAAALVLLVIAVMASLLPARRASRADPRQALEAE, encoded by the coding sequence ATGCGCACGCTGGTCGTGCGGACTCGCGGGAACCCCGGGCGCGCGGTGCAGCCAACGCTCCTCGCCCTGGCGGACTCGTTCCCCGACCTCCCGCGCGACAACGTGCGAAGCCTCCAGACTGTCTTCTCGCCGCGGATCCGTGCATGGACCATCGGTACGGGGCTGTTCGGCGCCTCCGCCGCCCTGGCGGTGCTACTCGCCGCCATCGGGCTTTATGCGCTCATCGCGTTCGGCGTACGTCAACGCGAGCTCGAGTTCGGCATCCGTCGCGCGCTGGGGGCCAAGGCGTCCGACCTCCTGCGCATGGTGCTGGCGCGCGGTTTCTCCCTGGCGGCGACAGGTGTAGTGGCCGGTACGCTCGCCGCGCTCTGGGCCGGTCGCTTCGTCGAACCCCTGCTCTTCGACGGCCGGACTCCCCGCGACCCGCTGGCGTTCACCGCCGCTGCGCTCGTGCTCCTGGTAATCGCCGTGATGGCCTCGCTCCTGCCAGCCCGCCGGGCCTCTCGCGCCGACCCACGTCAGGCGCTCGAGGCTGAGTAG
- a CDS encoding ABC transporter permease codes for MLKQFLFRLRSIRDRRRRDAELEEEIRFHLAEETEEQVESGLPLERARAEARRAFGNVLLTRELTREAWGWAPAERFLWDVGAAFRMIRRNSGYTCAVVLTLALGIGLNAPMYEMLSRLFLQPPPHIEEPDRVHRLWVSERIDPGDRGGFTGRTWVVDAMQWLDFDALSAADSPLIDGVAGHRVSFRTIGRGQRAEYLTVSWVTGEFFDFLGVAPTAGRLIADTDNDLAAQPVAVISDGYRRQRFGSAVEALGATLSFEDVTYLVVGVLPPGFSGPRSNAVDVWLPLEHAATASRGNSWRRYGSTFYLTPFVRLAPGATEEAAGAAVTAAVRAARAGSRFSDSVDREATVALGPILRTRGPVTLRRHMRLPLIAGGITFVVLLIAAVNMSNLLMLRVAARRRELAVRYALGLGKWGIGRLLVTESLALAALSGVVALAVAAATGDALRRTLLPSHQWADNPLGATAVGFTAIAVLGVGLAAAVAPAVYAARSRGIERLDSSRGASALGTPVRTGLIVVQAALSVVLLSGTAVFFQSFEAARQVDVGYAKEHLLTVTLGSFHGDTRLDGLDGAPLDESAIRAMEARVRDVPEVLDVAQGTSSPMSGSGAAYADLRIEGLERLPFRGPHVNLTTANFFQVAGLEVREGRGFTLWDREGTQKVAVVNTSFAQQAWPGRNAVGRCLFVSGAADCTTVVGVVEPAVNWTLPDTDPFYYLPISQASSDPALAGWASLQRSLIVRTAGNPGRVEAPVLGAMAELFPELPGHHVRNLSTQFASRIRTWRTGTRLFAASAMLAVLLAAIGLYAVIAFGVRQREHEFGIRRALGARASNLLRMVLARGFALAAAGVAAGTIAALWAGRFVEPLLFDGRTPRDPLAFGVAALVLLAVAVSASFLPARRAARADPRQALEAE; via the coding sequence ATGCTGAAGCAGTTCCTGTTTCGCCTGCGCTCGATCCGGGACCGTCGGCGGCGAGACGCCGAACTCGAAGAGGAGATCCGCTTCCATCTCGCCGAGGAAACGGAAGAACAGGTGGAGAGCGGCTTGCCGCTCGAGCGGGCCCGCGCGGAGGCACGGCGCGCCTTCGGCAACGTCCTGCTGACTCGCGAACTGACCCGCGAAGCCTGGGGGTGGGCACCGGCGGAGCGCTTTCTCTGGGATGTCGGTGCCGCGTTCCGGATGATACGGCGCAACAGCGGCTACACCTGCGCGGTCGTCCTCACTCTGGCACTCGGCATCGGGCTGAACGCTCCGATGTACGAGATGCTGTCGCGCCTGTTCCTCCAGCCGCCACCCCACATCGAGGAGCCGGACCGCGTTCATCGCCTCTGGGTCAGCGAACGCATCGATCCAGGCGATCGCGGCGGTTTCACGGGACGAACCTGGGTAGTCGATGCGATGCAATGGCTCGACTTCGACGCCCTGAGCGCCGCCGACAGCCCCCTCATCGACGGCGTCGCGGGCCACAGGGTCTCGTTCAGGACGATCGGACGCGGTCAACGCGCCGAGTACCTCACGGTCTCGTGGGTCACGGGAGAGTTCTTCGACTTCCTGGGCGTGGCTCCAACGGCGGGAAGGCTGATCGCCGATACGGACAACGACCTGGCGGCGCAGCCCGTCGCCGTGATCAGCGACGGCTACCGGCGGCAGCGGTTCGGAAGCGCGGTAGAAGCGCTCGGCGCAACGCTCAGCTTTGAGGACGTCACCTACCTCGTCGTCGGCGTGCTGCCCCCCGGCTTCTCCGGGCCCCGCTCCAACGCAGTCGATGTGTGGCTGCCTCTCGAACACGCGGCAACGGCCAGCCGGGGGAACAGTTGGAGACGGTACGGAAGCACGTTCTACCTCACGCCATTTGTGCGGCTGGCGCCCGGCGCGACAGAGGAGGCCGCGGGCGCCGCGGTGACGGCCGCCGTCCGGGCGGCGCGTGCCGGCTCGCGGTTCTCGGATTCCGTGGACCGGGAGGCGACCGTGGCTCTCGGCCCGATTCTGCGAACCCGCGGCCCCGTCACGCTGCGGCGCCACATGCGCCTGCCGCTGATCGCGGGCGGGATCACCTTCGTCGTGCTCCTCATTGCGGCCGTCAACATGTCGAACCTGCTGATGCTGCGGGTCGCTGCCAGGCGACGCGAGTTGGCGGTGCGTTACGCGCTCGGCCTGGGCAAATGGGGAATCGGACGTCTCCTGGTGACGGAGAGCCTGGCTCTCGCCGCCCTCTCCGGCGTTGTCGCCCTGGCCGTTGCCGCAGCCACCGGCGACGCCCTTCGCCGCACGCTCCTGCCGAGTCACCAGTGGGCCGACAATCCGCTGGGCGCCACGGCAGTCGGCTTCACCGCGATCGCCGTCCTCGGGGTCGGCCTGGCGGCAGCCGTGGCACCCGCCGTGTACGCGGCGCGCAGCCGGGGAATCGAGAGGCTCGACAGTTCCCGGGGCGCCAGCGCGCTCGGAACGCCCGTCCGCACCGGCCTGATCGTGGTCCAGGCCGCGCTGTCTGTGGTCCTTCTCAGCGGAACGGCCGTGTTCTTCCAGTCATTCGAAGCGGCGCGCCAGGTGGACGTCGGCTACGCGAAGGAGCACCTGCTCACGGTGACTCTGGGGAGCTTCCACGGCGACACCCGACTGGATGGCCTGGACGGTGCACCGCTCGACGAGAGCGCAATCCGTGCCATGGAAGCCCGCGTACGGGACGTACCGGAGGTGTTGGATGTCGCGCAGGGAACGAGTTCACCCATGTCGGGAAGCGGTGCGGCGTACGCGGACCTGCGCATCGAGGGGCTCGAGCGCCTGCCGTTTCGCGGTCCCCATGTGAATCTCACGACGGCCAACTTCTTCCAGGTCGCCGGCCTGGAGGTTCGCGAAGGTCGCGGCTTCACACTGTGGGACCGCGAAGGGACGCAGAAGGTCGCGGTCGTCAACACGTCGTTCGCCCAGCAGGCCTGGCCCGGCCGGAACGCCGTCGGCCGTTGCCTGTTCGTCAGCGGCGCCGCCGACTGCACAACGGTGGTCGGCGTGGTGGAACCCGCTGTGAACTGGACTCTGCCCGACACGGACCCGTTCTACTACCTGCCCATCTCCCAGGCGTCATCCGACCCGGCCCTGGCGGGATGGGCGAGCCTCCAGCGTTCGCTGATCGTCCGCACCGCCGGAAACCCCGGGCGCGTCGAGGCGCCCGTGCTCGGCGCCATGGCCGAGCTGTTTCCCGAACTGCCGGGACACCACGTCCGGAACCTCTCCACACAGTTCGCATCACGGATTCGCACGTGGAGAACCGGAACGCGCCTGTTTGCCGCCTCCGCCATGCTCGCCGTGTTGCTCGCAGCCATCGGGCTCTATGCGGTCATCGCCTTCGGCGTACGGCAGCGGGAGCACGAGTTCGGCATCCGTCGCGCCCTGGGCGCCAGGGCGTCCAACCTCCTGCGCATGGTGCTGGCACGCGGCTTCGCCCTGGCGGCGGCCGGCGTCGCGGCCGGTACGATCGCCGCGCTCTGGGCGGGTCGCTTCGTCGAGCCCCTGCTCTTCGATGGCCGGACTCCCCGCGACCCGCTCGCGTTCGGGGTGGCGGCCCTAGTGCTACTGGCGGTGGCCGTGAGCGCGTCGTTTCTTCCGGCCCGCCGGGCGGCCCGCGCTGATCCTCGTCAGGCGCTGGAGGCCGAGTAG
- a CDS encoding CHAD domain-containing protein gives MPLPADLLRRNAEEAVRLIVLDLLSQAREAAPRCLDPEDAEGLHDFRVSIRRLRSTLSAWKGPLRGVVKKRDRRTLTGFQKRTGSSRDAEVTLEWLEEQVDELEPEHRPGYELVEARLRSALRAQSGDENRAVCNEFTEWAGGFESRVADSVPAAGVCAPYGEALAKRLDWIAGRLDACIAGLGDDRKRGPHRVRITGKRLRYLVEPVRAESEVAASLVDRCKRLQDVLGTLNDANVLGDLLRVWRDEVQESTDGESTAEKPGVLELCRLNGLRAEASYRLFRVDWLEGGGMRTLLDEAAALARQLRG, from the coding sequence ATGCCTCTTCCGGCCGATCTCCTGCGGCGGAACGCGGAGGAGGCTGTACGCCTGATCGTCCTCGACCTTCTCTCCCAAGCGCGCGAGGCCGCGCCGCGCTGCCTCGACCCGGAGGACGCCGAGGGCCTCCACGACTTCAGGGTGTCGATCCGGCGGCTGCGGAGCACCCTGAGCGCCTGGAAAGGACCGCTGCGTGGTGTGGTGAAGAAGCGGGACCGGCGGACGCTCACCGGGTTCCAGAAGCGGACCGGCTCCAGCCGCGATGCCGAGGTGACGCTCGAGTGGCTGGAGGAACAGGTCGACGAGTTGGAGCCGGAGCACCGGCCGGGCTACGAGTTGGTCGAGGCGCGACTTCGTTCGGCATTGCGAGCGCAATCCGGCGACGAGAACCGGGCAGTGTGCAACGAGTTCACCGAGTGGGCCGGCGGCTTCGAGTCTCGCGTGGCCGACAGCGTGCCGGCGGCAGGCGTTTGCGCGCCGTACGGTGAGGCGCTGGCCAAGCGGCTCGACTGGATCGCCGGCAGGCTGGACGCCTGCATCGCCGGCCTGGGCGATGACCGGAAGCGGGGCCCGCACCGGGTGCGCATCACCGGCAAGCGCCTCCGCTATCTGGTGGAACCGGTACGCGCGGAAAGCGAAGTTGCGGCTTCCCTGGTTGATCGCTGCAAGCGCCTGCAGGATGTGCTCGGCACCCTGAACGACGCCAACGTTCTCGGCGATCTGCTGCGCGTCTGGCGCGACGAGGTTCAAGAGTCGACCGATGGAGAGTCGACGGCGGAGAAGCCCGGAGTGCTGGAGTTGTGTCGGCTCAACGGCCTCAGGGCGGAAGCCAGCTACCGGCTGTTCAGAGTCGACTGGCTGGAAGGCGGCGGCATGCGAACGCTCCTCGACGAAGCCGCCGCTTTGGCGCGTCAACTCCGCGGCTAG
- a CDS encoding tryptophanase: MKTIIEPFRIKAVEPIRLASPERREEVLQGAGFNLFKIAAEHVLIDLLTDSGTGAMSAQQWAAVMRADESYAGSTSFLRLRETVEEIMGFERMLPTHQGRASERILFDLIGGEGRIVPNNAHFDTTRANIEHSGAQAVDLGIPEATDPTNRHPFKGNLDLDRLESLLAAESSRVPVVMCTVTSNTSGGQPVSLENLRATRDLCRQYGVPLFLDACRFAENAWFIKQREAGQQDRSARDIAREMFDLADGATISAKKDGIVNIGGLLLLRDEELFRRASDLTILTEGYVTYGGLAGRDLEAMAQGFREVLDEDYLRYRIRSTTYVGEKLLEAGIQIVEPPGGHAIYIDACRFCRHLSREQLPGQALVVALYRHTGIRTCEVGTVMFGARQQPALDLVRLAVPRRVYTQSHMDYVVEALVELYAKRERIRGLRIVDAPAALPHFSARFEEM, encoded by the coding sequence ATGAAGACGATCATCGAGCCCTTCCGCATCAAGGCGGTCGAACCGATCCGCCTCGCCAGTCCCGAGCGACGGGAAGAGGTGCTCCAGGGCGCGGGCTTCAACCTATTCAAGATCGCGGCGGAGCACGTACTGATCGATCTCCTGACGGACAGCGGCACTGGCGCCATGAGCGCGCAGCAGTGGGCCGCGGTCATGCGTGCGGACGAGAGCTACGCCGGCTCGACCAGCTTCCTGCGGCTGCGCGAGACGGTCGAAGAGATCATGGGGTTCGAGCGGATGCTGCCGACCCACCAGGGGAGGGCCAGCGAGCGAATCCTCTTCGACCTGATCGGCGGCGAGGGCAGGATCGTGCCGAACAACGCCCACTTCGACACGACCCGGGCGAACATCGAACACAGCGGCGCCCAGGCGGTCGACCTCGGCATTCCCGAGGCGACCGATCCAACGAACCGTCACCCGTTCAAGGGCAATCTCGATCTGGATCGGCTGGAGTCGCTGCTCGCCGCCGAGAGTTCGCGCGTACCCGTCGTCATGTGCACGGTGACGAGCAACACGAGCGGCGGTCAGCCCGTGAGCCTGGAGAACCTCCGCGCGACGCGGGACCTGTGCCGCCAGTACGGCGTGCCCCTGTTCCTGGACGCCTGCCGGTTCGCGGAGAACGCCTGGTTCATCAAGCAGCGGGAAGCGGGACAGCAGGACCGTTCCGCGCGCGACATCGCGCGCGAGATGTTCGACCTCGCCGACGGCGCCACGATCAGCGCCAAGAAGGACGGGATCGTCAACATCGGGGGCCTCCTGCTCCTGCGCGACGAAGAGCTGTTCCGCCGCGCCAGCGACCTGACGATTCTCACCGAGGGCTACGTCACCTACGGGGGGCTCGCCGGCCGCGATCTCGAGGCGATGGCGCAGGGCTTCCGGGAAGTGCTCGACGAGGACTACCTCCGCTACCGGATCCGCAGCACGACGTACGTCGGCGAGAAGCTGCTGGAGGCCGGCATCCAGATCGTCGAGCCGCCGGGAGGCCACGCGATCTACATCGACGCCTGCCGGTTCTGCCGGCACCTGTCCCGCGAGCAGCTCCCCGGGCAGGCGCTCGTGGTCGCCCTCTACCGGCATACCGGCATCCGCACCTGCGAGGTGGGGACCGTCATGTTCGGCGCCCGGCAGCAGCCGGCGCTCGACCTGGTCCGGCTGGCCGTGCCGCGGCGCGTCTACACGCAGTCCCACATGGACTACGTGGTCGAGGCGCTGGTGGAACTGTACGCGAAGCGGGAGCGGATTCGAGGGCTGCGGATCGTGGACGCGCCGGCAGCGCTGCCGCATTTCAGTGCGCGCTTCGAGGAGATGTAG
- a CDS encoding Na+:solute symporter, which yields MRLNSLDWTVLAAYGALALAVGLVFARRAGAGTGQFFLAGRNLPWWLLGTSMVATTFSTDTPNLVTDLVRNGGVSGNWMWWAFLITGMCTTFFYAKLWRRSGVFTDIGFYELRYSGRAAVFLRGFRALYLGVFFNVMIMAAVLLAGIKIGGVLLGADKYTTVLVAAAVTAAYSATSGLWGVVVTDLMLFVIAMVGSVAAAWYALAHPAVGGLSGLVSNPDIAARLALLPDFADWETAATVFLIPVAVQWWSTWYPGAEPGGGGYAAQRMLAARSERDSMGATLWFNIAHYALRPWPWILVALASLVVYPTLDSIAEAFPHLDPSIIRHDLAYPAMLVFLPHGLLGLVVASLAAALMSTISTHLNWGASYIVDDVYRRFVRPGRNEAHYVLVARLSTIALVALAAVVALWLENAMQAFQILLQIGAGTGLIFLLRWFWWRINAWSEISAMVISFAVAVWFQFVHEAVGLTLPSAAAQLLLGVGLTTAVWFGVTMATRPTETAVLQSFYDCVRPFPRGWRRAVETGVDTPGSATAALLAWMLGCAAVYAALFGTGVALYGRGLEAAAFGGAALLAGYGLFRLLPRTTG from the coding sequence ATGCGCCTGAACAGCCTCGACTGGACCGTCCTCGCCGCCTACGGCGCGCTCGCGCTGGCCGTTGGACTCGTCTTCGCCCGGCGCGCCGGCGCCGGCACCGGGCAGTTCTTCCTGGCCGGGCGCAATCTGCCGTGGTGGCTGCTCGGGACGTCGATGGTCGCAACGACCTTCTCGACCGACACGCCGAACCTGGTGACCGACCTGGTGCGTAACGGCGGCGTTTCCGGCAACTGGATGTGGTGGGCGTTCCTGATCACCGGCATGTGCACGACGTTCTTCTACGCGAAGCTCTGGCGGCGCTCGGGTGTCTTCACCGACATCGGCTTCTACGAGCTCCGGTATTCGGGGCGGGCGGCGGTGTTCCTGCGCGGCTTCCGGGCTCTGTACCTCGGCGTGTTCTTCAACGTGATGATCATGGCGGCGGTGCTGCTCGCCGGCATCAAGATCGGCGGCGTACTGCTCGGGGCCGACAAGTACACGACGGTGCTCGTGGCGGCAGCCGTGACGGCGGCCTACTCGGCCACCTCCGGCCTGTGGGGCGTTGTCGTGACCGACCTCATGCTGTTCGTCATCGCGATGGTCGGCTCTGTCGCCGCGGCCTGGTACGCGCTGGCGCACCCGGCCGTCGGTGGTCTCTCCGGCCTCGTCTCGAACCCCGACATCGCCGCCCGCCTCGCCCTGCTGCCCGACTTCGCGGACTGGGAGACGGCCGCCACCGTCTTCCTGATTCCGGTCGCCGTCCAGTGGTGGTCGACCTGGTATCCGGGCGCCGAACCGGGCGGCGGCGGCTACGCGGCCCAGCGCATGCTCGCGGCCAGGAGCGAGCGGGACTCCATGGGCGCCACCCTCTGGTTCAACATCGCCCACTACGCGCTGCGGCCGTGGCCGTGGATCCTGGTCGCGCTGGCCTCGCTGGTCGTCTACCCGACGCTGGACTCGATCGCCGAGGCCTTCCCGCATCTCGATCCGTCGATCATCCGGCACGATCTGGCCTACCCGGCGATGCTCGTGTTCCTGCCGCACGGCCTGCTCGGCCTGGTCGTGGCTTCGCTGGCGGCGGCCCTGATGTCGACGATCTCGACGCACCTCAACTGGGGCGCCTCGTACATCGTTGACGACGTGTATCGGCGCTTCGTCCGACCGGGCCGAAACGAAGCGCACTACGTTCTCGTCGCCCGGCTGTCGACGATCGCTCTGGTTGCGCTGGCGGCGGTGGTCGCACTGTGGCTCGAGAACGCGATGCAGGCGTTCCAGATCCTGCTCCAGATCGGCGCAGGTACGGGCCTGATCTTCCTGCTGCGCTGGTTCTGGTGGCGGATCAACGCGTGGTCCGAGATCTCGGCGATGGTCATCTCGTTTGCGGTCGCCGTGTGGTTCCAGTTCGTCCATGAGGCGGTCGGTCTGACGCTGCCTTCGGCTGCGGCTCAACTCCTGCTTGGTGTCGGTCTCACCACTGCCGTCTGGTTCGGCGTCACGATGGCCACCCGGCCGACGGAGACGGCGGTTCTCCAGTCCTTCTACGACTGCGTCCGCCCGTTCCCGCGCGGCTGGCGGCGGGCCGTCGAGACAGGGGTGGATACGCCCGGCAGTGCCACCGCGGCGCTGCTTGCCTGGATGCTCGGCTGCGCCGCCGTGTATGCGGCCCTGTTCGGTACTGGAGTGGCTCTCTACGGACGTGGGTTGGAGGCGGCTGCCTTCGGCGGCGCGGCCCTGCTGGCGGGTTACGGACTGTTCCGTCTGTTACCCCGCACGACCGGTTGA
- a CDS encoding NTP transferase domain-containing protein, whose translation MSGGLTLAILAAGRSARFGRPKTLEPVGPAGEVLFEYAICDAIRAGCGKVVFVTSADWNDQLMSRAAERSGGAVPVDSVIQSLDDLPDGAAPPAGRAKPWGTGHAVFALRKKIEEPFLVVNADDFYGPRAIESFGRRSAAGLVEGDDSHFLGAYELHRTGVSRTSGVNRGILTAGPDSTLKGIDEIYDVRETDSGLVGRDGDGEARSLAPGCPCSMNLWAFQPSIFGLLEAAFTDFHAGLDDPLQDEFLLSETVGHLIGQGSARVRLVPMTQNTAGLTYPGDLPPVASTLQQCVEAGDYPAELREWFAGRASRRPA comes from the coding sequence TTGAGCGGTGGTCTGACCCTGGCGATTCTCGCTGCCGGCCGTTCGGCGAGGTTCGGGCGCCCGAAGACGCTCGAACCGGTCGGTCCGGCCGGCGAAGTGCTGTTCGAGTACGCGATCTGCGACGCGATCCGCGCCGGCTGCGGGAAAGTCGTGTTCGTCACGTCGGCGGACTGGAACGACCAGCTCATGAGCCGGGCGGCCGAGCGGTCGGGCGGCGCGGTTCCCGTCGACTCGGTGATCCAGAGCCTGGACGACCTGCCGGACGGCGCGGCGCCGCCGGCCGGGAGAGCCAAGCCATGGGGCACCGGCCACGCCGTGTTCGCGCTGCGGAAGAAGATCGAGGAGCCGTTCCTGGTCGTCAACGCGGACGACTTCTACGGTCCAAGAGCTATTGAGTCGTTTGGGCGGCGATCGGCCGCCGGTCTGGTCGAGGGAGACGATTCGCACTTCCTCGGCGCCTACGAACTCCACCGCACCGGCGTTTCCCGGACCAGCGGCGTCAACCGGGGCATCCTCACGGCAGGCCCGGACTCGACCCTCAAAGGGATCGACGAAATCTACGACGTGCGAGAGACCGACTCCGGTCTCGTCGGTCGCGACGGCGACGGCGAAGCTCGATCGCTGGCCCCCGGCTGTCCGTGCTCGATGAACCTCTGGGCCTTCCAGCCCTCGATCTTCGGACTCCTCGAAGCGGCATTCACCGATTTCCATGCCGGCCTCGACGATCCGCTGCAAGACGAGTTCCTGCTCAGCGAGACGGTCGGACACCTGATCGGTCAAGGCTCCGCACGCGTCAGGCTCGTGCCGATGACGCAGAACACTGCTGGACTGACCTATCCCGGCGACCTGCCCCCTGTCGCCTCCACGCTGCAGCAATGCGTCGAAGCAGGCGACTACCCGGCAGAGCTCCGCGAGTGGTTCGCCGGTCGCGCTTCCCGAAGACCGGCGTGA